Proteins from one Embleya scabrispora genomic window:
- a CDS encoding methyltransferase domain-containing protein yields the protein MNDERTAARLRNALVERLRLGGSVRTEAVASAMAEVPREVFMPGGTSSARAYEDRVVVLSIDARGLPDSTVSQPAMIALMLEQLAVRPGMRVLEIGTGSGYNAALLAHLVGATGEVVSVEVSAELASAAARRLAGLGTHVDVRAGDGWAGVADRAPFDRIEATVGVPDLPPAWVEQLAPGGVLVAPMWLRPGLELAVAWERTEGAVLTSVSVARCGFLQLRGPHAGPGRTHALTGDLAVIGEDLPPAALDVLRDLIDHGAVDAGPVLGPVDSRLTGFALAEPRSVLFLGHPGDGTTWGLFDPDRPALAVLVRDRILVYGDRDAAVELYYGVAGAPVVDAERLRIEAVPAGTAFPPAPHPDGRSWTVERERYHYRLTEV from the coding sequence ATGAACGACGAGCGCACGGCGGCCCGGCTGCGCAACGCGCTGGTGGAGCGATTGCGGCTGGGCGGGAGTGTCCGCACCGAGGCGGTCGCGAGTGCGATGGCCGAGGTGCCGCGCGAGGTGTTCATGCCCGGCGGCACCTCGTCGGCGCGTGCGTACGAGGACCGGGTGGTGGTGTTGTCCATCGACGCGCGCGGGTTGCCGGACAGTACGGTCAGCCAGCCGGCGATGATCGCGCTGATGCTCGAACAGCTGGCCGTGCGGCCCGGGATGCGGGTGCTGGAGATCGGCACGGGCAGCGGCTACAACGCGGCGCTGCTGGCGCATCTGGTCGGGGCGACGGGCGAGGTGGTCAGCGTCGAGGTGTCCGCCGAGTTGGCGAGCGCGGCGGCGCGGCGGTTGGCCGGGCTCGGCACGCATGTGGACGTGCGGGCCGGGGACGGCTGGGCCGGCGTCGCGGACCGGGCGCCGTTCGACCGGATCGAGGCCACGGTGGGTGTGCCGGATCTGCCACCGGCGTGGGTGGAGCAGTTGGCCCCGGGCGGGGTGCTGGTCGCGCCGATGTGGTTGCGGCCCGGGTTGGAGTTGGCGGTCGCCTGGGAGCGGACCGAGGGTGCGGTGCTGACCAGCGTGTCGGTCGCGCGCTGCGGATTCCTGCAGTTGCGCGGACCGCACGCCGGGCCGGGGCGCACCCACGCGCTGACCGGCGATCTCGCGGTGATCGGCGAGGATCTGCCGCCGGCCGCGTTGGACGTGTTGCGCGACCTGATCGATCACGGCGCGGTGGACGCGGGTCCGGTGCTCGGCCCGGTGGACTCGCGGCTGACCGGGTTCGCGCTGGCGGAGCCGCGCTCGGTGTTGTTCCTGGGGCATCCGGGTGACGGCACGACGTGGGGGCTGTTCGACCCGGATCGGCCGGCGCTGGCCGTGTTGGTGCGCGATCGCATTCTGGTCTACGGCGATCGGGACGCGGCGGTCGAGTTGTACTACGGGGTGGCGGGCGCGCCGGTGGTGGACGCCGAGCGACTGCGGATCGAGGCGGTTCCGGCGGGTACCGCCTTCCCGCCCGCACCGCACCCGGACGGGCGGTCGTGGACGGTGGAGCGGGAGCGGTACCACTATCGGCTGACCGAGGTGTAG
- a CDS encoding acyltransferase: MSVSFGTFDKRTRPARPTCVPDHPTPDHPTPDRPTPDARPAADPAGPTEAPATGRRPHLHRVDLIRDIAFLCVIVVHVIGVTYPFPGEGPAFTQLVLHATRAVFFFVSTFVLFHSAYHRPLRVGAFLRRRFKLLGVPYLLWSTAYWALGDHARIRDDLPGALGDLRGGIVWGGSWYHLYFLLVSLQIAVLFPLLLKLVRVTAGRHLPLLVVAAAVQLAALVVLFHPTPLSGPLEWYRTHGGMMLPTYGFFVLSGALAAVHPDAFHAWIVGHTRTVWAGTLGMLALTWLWYRHTVAGGRDTATASMATQPVSLLWGPVAVIALYALATRWERARRPVPGRRAAALGAQLAFGVYLAHPMILRLLELSGFAAALPWSPAVDTIVLVAVVATGSAGFAWLVARTPVAPWVIGRERMRGGRPASVTIRRSTPAGPHRRPDGQHMGSRSFTDPVVSNHASGA, from the coding sequence ATGTCGGTCTCCTTCGGCACCTTCGACAAGCGCACCCGACCCGCCCGGCCGACGTGCGTCCCGGACCACCCGACCCCGGACCACCCGACCCCGGACCGCCCGACTCCGGACGCGCGGCCGGCAGCCGACCCGGCCGGCCCGACCGAGGCCCCCGCGACCGGCCGCCGACCCCACCTGCACCGGGTCGACCTGATCCGCGACATCGCCTTCCTGTGCGTGATCGTGGTGCATGTCATCGGCGTGACCTACCCGTTCCCCGGCGAGGGCCCCGCCTTCACCCAACTGGTCCTGCACGCGACCCGCGCGGTGTTCTTCTTCGTCAGCACCTTTGTGCTCTTCCACAGCGCGTACCACCGGCCGCTGCGCGTGGGCGCCTTCCTCCGCCGGCGGTTCAAGCTGCTCGGCGTGCCGTATCTGCTGTGGTCCACCGCCTACTGGGCGCTGGGCGACCACGCGCGGATCCGCGACGACCTGCCCGGCGCGCTGGGCGATCTGCGCGGCGGCATCGTCTGGGGCGGGTCCTGGTACCACCTGTACTTCCTGCTCGTCTCGCTCCAGATCGCGGTGCTGTTCCCGCTCCTCCTCAAGCTGGTCCGCGTCACCGCCGGCCGGCACCTGCCGCTGCTCGTGGTCGCCGCCGCGGTGCAACTCGCGGCGCTGGTGGTGCTGTTCCATCCCACGCCGCTGAGCGGTCCGCTGGAGTGGTACCGGACGCACGGCGGGATGATGCTGCCGACCTACGGGTTCTTCGTCCTGTCCGGCGCGCTGGCCGCGGTGCACCCGGACGCCTTCCACGCGTGGATCGTCGGGCACACCCGGACGGTCTGGGCCGGCACGCTCGGCATGCTCGCCCTGACCTGGCTGTGGTACCGGCACACCGTCGCCGGCGGCCGGGACACCGCGACCGCGTCGATGGCCACCCAGCCGGTGAGCCTGCTGTGGGGCCCGGTCGCGGTGATCGCGCTGTACGCCCTGGCCACCCGCTGGGAACGGGCCCGCCGACCCGTGCCCGGCCGTCGGGCCGCCGCGCTGGGGGCGCAACTGGCCTTCGGCGTCTACCTCGCGCACCCGATGATCCTGCGACTGCTGGAACTGAGCGGATTCGCCGCCGCGTTGCCGTGGTCGCCGGCGGTGGACACCATCGTGCTCGTGGCGGTGGTCGCCACCGGGTCGGCCGGGTTCGCCTGGCTGGTCGCGCGAACCCCGGTCGCCCCCTGGGTGATCGGCCGCGAGCGTATGCGCGGTGGCCGGCCGGCATCGGTGACCATACGGCGGTCGACACCGGCCGGCCCACACCGGCGCCCCGACGGTCAGCACATGGGCAGCAGGTCCTTCACCGACCCCGTGGTCTCCAACCACGCCTCGGGCGCGTAA
- a CDS encoding terpene synthase family protein gives MSTPTVVDLPISFHLPKLANLLPMTFHPETDRLMRESRWWAHRHLGFAYAGDAARIDKNVDGTLLVSLSVPHADYELALTTAKVMNYLIGIENSLVDKAGLGGSSFATRNVFGRFMADLLGWGDGSTPLREDFSWLRERMPPARWIRFVSYMEDFAHGFTTELENWRDAGISDYDTYMDDRRHSLGVRWLFGFAEEGVPGVALSQEAFRTADMVAIHDTAIDGYTLINDLVSYRKELVMDDRVNLVYYLGEAEGLDLEGAMNKICGLIDATERKFLDLRDRIMAGPHGGEPGMRAYLDEVGHVMTSNLWWATVSKRYEPGGLGWDGSTAGTMTFHRDRAVFVPDPTPGG, from the coding sequence GTGAGCACACCGACCGTCGTCGACCTCCCGATCAGCTTCCACCTGCCGAAGCTCGCGAACCTGTTGCCGATGACGTTCCATCCGGAAACGGACCGGCTGATGCGCGAGTCCCGCTGGTGGGCCCACCGCCACCTCGGCTTCGCATACGCGGGCGACGCCGCCCGGATCGACAAGAACGTGGACGGAACACTGCTGGTGTCGTTGTCCGTTCCGCACGCCGACTACGAACTCGCGTTGACCACCGCCAAGGTGATGAACTATCTGATCGGCATCGAGAACAGCCTCGTGGACAAGGCGGGCCTGGGCGGCAGTTCGTTCGCGACCCGCAACGTCTTCGGCCGCTTCATGGCCGACCTGCTCGGCTGGGGGGACGGCTCGACCCCCCTGCGCGAGGACTTCTCCTGGTTGCGCGAGCGCATGCCGCCCGCGCGTTGGATCCGATTCGTCTCCTACATGGAGGACTTCGCACACGGGTTCACCACCGAGTTGGAGAACTGGCGCGACGCCGGGATATCCGACTACGACACGTACATGGACGACCGCCGGCACAGCCTGGGAGTGCGCTGGTTGTTCGGCTTTGCCGAGGAGGGCGTGCCCGGCGTGGCGCTGTCCCAGGAGGCGTTCCGGACCGCCGACATGGTGGCCATCCACGACACCGCGATCGACGGCTACACGCTGATCAACGACCTGGTCTCCTATCGCAAGGAACTGGTCATGGACGACCGGGTGAACCTGGTCTACTACCTCGGCGAGGCCGAAGGGCTCGATCTCGAAGGGGCGATGAACAAGATCTGCGGCCTGATCGACGCCACCGAACGCAAGTTCCTCGACCTGCGCGACCGGATCATGGCCGGCCCGCACGGCGGGGAGCCGGGGATGCGCGCGTATCTCGACGAGGTCGGGCACGTGATGACGTCCAACCTGTGGTGGGCCACCGTCAGCAAGCGCTACGAACCCGGCGGCCTGGGCTGGGACGGCTCCACCGCCGGCACCATGACCTTCCACCGGGACCGGGCCGTGTTCGTCCCGGATCCGACCCCGGGCGGTTGA
- a CDS encoding DinB family protein has protein sequence MIIPETKSWTWVLDTSCPDCGLDTPAVPLARIPALTRANAAAWHEVLVSGGDELRSRPNPDTWSPLEYACHVRDVFVLFDERLRLMLTRDAPDFANWDQDATAVESRYAEQDPVRVAADLAAAGGTLADAFAAVADDQWSRTGNRSDGTVFTVESFARYFIHDPVHHLWDVTGVRAD, from the coding sequence ATGATCATTCCCGAGACCAAGAGTTGGACGTGGGTACTGGACACGTCCTGTCCCGACTGCGGCCTGGACACCCCGGCCGTTCCGCTCGCCCGGATCCCCGCGCTCACCCGCGCGAACGCCGCCGCGTGGCACGAAGTGCTCGTCTCCGGCGGCGACGAGCTGCGGAGCCGGCCGAATCCGGACACATGGTCCCCGCTCGAATACGCGTGCCACGTCCGCGACGTCTTCGTCCTGTTCGACGAGCGGCTGCGGCTGATGTTGACCCGGGACGCCCCGGACTTCGCGAACTGGGACCAGGACGCGACGGCGGTCGAGTCGCGCTACGCCGAGCAGGACCCCGTACGGGTGGCGGCCGATCTCGCGGCGGCGGGCGGCACCTTGGCCGACGCGTTCGCGGCGGTGGCCGACGACCAGTGGTCGCGTACCGGCAACCGCAGCGACGGCACCGTCTTCACGGTGGAGTCCTTCGCCCGCTACTTCATCCACGACCCGGTGCATCACCTGTGGGACGTCACGGGCGTGCGGGCGGATTGA
- a CDS encoding helix-turn-helix transcriptional regulator, whose amino-acid sequence MNATSTDTSFEQLGGFLRACRARVGPEEVGLPVFGRKRRVAGLRREEVAQLAGVSVDYYVRLEQGRGQHVSDAVLDAIGRVLRLDPTEYAHMWDLARPTRVSVRRPAPSTARPGVQVLLDRIDAPTFVLGRCMDVVAWNALADALMGLSAMAPHARNMARHAFLAPDAHTFYPEWEEVAADTVGYLRLDAARHPGDTRMAAFVEELSAGNPRFRPLWDAHQVAEKTHGTKRLRPAGGDPVDITYETLSLPGDPDLLLVVYTTGPRAEPVHAKAGAALGRV is encoded by the coding sequence ATGAACGCCACGTCCACCGACACGTCCTTCGAGCAGCTGGGCGGGTTTCTGCGTGCCTGCCGCGCCCGGGTCGGGCCCGAGGAGGTCGGCCTGCCCGTGTTCGGCCGCAAGCGCCGGGTCGCGGGCCTGCGGCGCGAGGAGGTGGCGCAGCTCGCCGGTGTGAGCGTGGACTACTACGTGCGCCTGGAACAGGGCCGCGGACAGCACGTCTCGGACGCCGTGCTGGACGCGATCGGGCGGGTGCTGCGGCTGGATCCGACCGAGTACGCGCACATGTGGGATCTGGCCCGGCCGACCCGGGTGAGCGTGCGCCGGCCCGCGCCCTCGACCGCGCGGCCGGGCGTACAGGTGCTCCTGGACCGGATCGACGCGCCGACGTTCGTACTGGGCCGCTGCATGGACGTGGTGGCGTGGAACGCGCTCGCCGACGCGTTGATGGGGTTGAGCGCGATGGCACCGCACGCGCGCAACATGGCGCGGCACGCGTTCCTGGCCCCCGACGCGCACACCTTCTACCCCGAGTGGGAGGAGGTCGCCGCCGACACCGTCGGGTATCTGCGGCTGGACGCCGCGCGGCATCCCGGGGACACCCGAATGGCCGCCTTCGTCGAGGAGTTGTCCGCCGGCAACCCGCGTTTCCGCCCACTGTGGGACGCCCATCAGGTGGCCGAGAAGACGCACGGCACCAAGCGCCTGCGCCCCGCCGGCGGCGACCCCGTGGACATCACCTACGAGACGTTGTCCCTGCCCGGGGATCCGGATCTGCTGCTCGTCGTCTACACCACCGGGCCGCGCGCCGAGCCGGTCCACGCGAAGGCCGGCGCGGCGCTCGGGCGGGTCTGA
- a CDS encoding NAD(P)/FAD-dependent oxidoreductase produces the protein MVQRVVVVGAGFAGFETVRRLERSLGPREAELVLVSPMDYMVYRPLLPQVAAGVLSSRTTAVPLHRMFDRTHVLPGGVIGVDLAAKVCVVRKISGDIGNEHYDKLVLAPGSVTRTFDIPGLTTYGHGMKNLAEAVYLRDHVIAQLEIANSSTDPAERASRCQFIVVGGGYAGVETAACLEMLTTKALRHFPRLDPAQVRWMIVDIAPRLLPELGENLGKATLQMLAKRGVDVRLGVSVQEITEDSVTLTTGEKLPCRTLVWTAGVTASPLVGTLGTELVRGRLAVAADLAVPGHPDVFALGDAAAVPDLAKGDGAICPPTAQYAHRQAKVAAANVVAALRGQPLSPFRHKDLGLVVDLGGTQAVARPLGYEMRGLPAQAITRGYHLLTVPSIRARTRVLSNWIQHAFAGDDLVRLGFMSDQDGRMGNLEKTDAYLSGDEITARTGSRAAHP, from the coding sequence ATGGTGCAGCGGGTGGTGGTCGTCGGAGCAGGGTTCGCGGGGTTCGAGACGGTGCGCAGGTTGGAACGGTCCCTCGGTCCCCGCGAGGCCGAGCTGGTGCTGGTCAGTCCGATGGACTACATGGTGTACCGCCCGCTGCTGCCGCAGGTCGCGGCCGGGGTGTTGTCCTCGCGCACGACGGCGGTGCCGCTGCACCGGATGTTCGACCGCACGCACGTGCTCCCCGGTGGCGTGATCGGCGTGGACCTGGCCGCGAAGGTCTGCGTGGTGCGCAAGATCTCCGGCGACATCGGCAACGAGCACTACGACAAGCTGGTCCTGGCCCCGGGCAGCGTCACCCGCACCTTCGACATCCCCGGCCTGACCACCTACGGCCACGGAATGAAGAACCTGGCCGAGGCGGTGTACCTGCGCGACCACGTGATCGCCCAGTTGGAGATCGCCAACTCCAGCACCGATCCGGCCGAGCGCGCCTCGCGCTGCCAGTTCATCGTGGTCGGCGGCGGCTACGCGGGCGTGGAGACCGCCGCGTGCCTGGAGATGTTGACCACCAAGGCGCTGCGGCACTTCCCGCGCCTGGACCCGGCGCAGGTGCGCTGGATGATCGTCGACATCGCGCCGCGCCTGCTGCCCGAACTCGGCGAGAACCTGGGCAAGGCCACCTTGCAGATGCTGGCCAAGCGCGGCGTGGACGTACGGCTCGGGGTCAGCGTGCAGGAGATCACCGAGGACTCGGTCACCCTGACCACCGGCGAGAAGTTGCCGTGCCGCACCCTGGTCTGGACGGCGGGCGTCACCGCGAGCCCGCTGGTCGGCACGCTGGGCACCGAGTTGGTGCGCGGCCGGTTGGCGGTCGCCGCCGATCTGGCCGTACCCGGGCATCCCGACGTGTTCGCGCTCGGCGACGCCGCGGCGGTACCGGACCTGGCCAAGGGCGACGGCGCGATCTGCCCGCCCACCGCGCAGTACGCGCACCGCCAGGCGAAGGTCGCCGCCGCCAACGTGGTGGCCGCGCTGCGCGGCCAACCGCTGAGCCCGTTCCGGCACAAGGACCTGGGCCTGGTCGTCGACCTCGGGGGCACCCAGGCGGTGGCCCGCCCGCTCGGTTACGAGATGCGCGGCCTGCCCGCCCAGGCCATCACGCGCGGCTACCACCTGCTGACGGTGCCGTCGATCCGGGCCCGCACCCGGGTGTTGTCCAACTGGATCCAGCACGCCTTCGCCGGCGACGACCTGGTCCGGCTCGGCTTCATGTCGGACCAGGACGGCCGGATGGGCAATCTGGAGAAGACCGACGCGTATCTGTCCGGCGACGAGATCACCGCCCGCACCGGCTCCCGCGCCGCGCACCCGTAG
- a CDS encoding winged helix DNA-binding domain-containing protein, translated as MTSALPRITDDQRRARLGTRHRLAAGARAAHAEDAVRSVLLLHATDPATVYVSTCARLAEPSVAEVRRALYTDRSLVRMPGMRRTVYVVPRELVHVVQRSSTDAVAVTQRRVLLQFLASGGYDEAWLERVEADTVAALAEAGEATAIEMGARVPLLRTQIRVAVGKPYEANQGVSTRLLFTLSCEGRIVRAEPQGSWLSSRFRYTTMPPLPEIGKTEAKAELVRGWLAVFGPGTADDLKWWTGWTAADVRHALAAVRAVEVGLDDGTTGWVLPGDEEPEPAPEPWAALLPALDSTPMGWKARDWYITPALREHLFDRMGNIGPTVWWNGRVVGGWSTRPDGDLAWRALVDLDPEATKAIEAEVARHASWLEGTHITPRFRVPLDRALSA; from the coding sequence ATGACCTCTGCGTTGCCACGGATCACCGACGACCAGCGACGAGCGCGTTTGGGCACTCGGCACCGACTGGCGGCCGGCGCGCGCGCCGCGCACGCGGAGGACGCGGTCCGGTCCGTGCTCCTGCTGCACGCCACCGACCCGGCGACGGTGTACGTGTCCACCTGTGCGCGCCTGGCCGAACCGTCCGTCGCCGAGGTCCGGCGGGCGTTGTACACCGACCGCAGCCTGGTGCGGATGCCCGGCATGCGGCGCACCGTCTATGTGGTCCCGCGCGAACTCGTCCACGTGGTCCAGCGCTCCAGCACCGACGCGGTCGCGGTCACACAGCGCCGGGTGCTGCTGCAATTCCTCGCGTCCGGCGGCTACGACGAGGCGTGGCTGGAGCGGGTCGAGGCGGACACGGTGGCCGCGCTGGCCGAGGCGGGAGAGGCCACGGCGATCGAAATGGGCGCGCGCGTACCGCTGTTGCGCACCCAGATCCGGGTCGCGGTGGGCAAGCCGTACGAGGCGAACCAGGGGGTGTCCACGCGGTTGTTGTTCACCCTCTCCTGCGAGGGCCGGATCGTCCGGGCCGAGCCGCAGGGATCGTGGCTCTCCAGCCGCTTCCGCTACACGACCATGCCGCCGCTGCCCGAGATCGGAAAAACCGAGGCGAAGGCCGAGTTGGTGCGCGGCTGGCTGGCCGTGTTCGGGCCCGGCACGGCCGACGACCTCAAATGGTGGACGGGTTGGACGGCCGCCGACGTACGGCATGCCCTGGCCGCGGTCCGAGCCGTCGAGGTGGGGCTCGACGACGGCACGACCGGCTGGGTGCTGCCCGGCGACGAGGAGCCCGAACCGGCCCCGGAGCCCTGGGCGGCCCTGCTGCCCGCACTCGACTCCACCCCCATGGGCTGGAAGGCCCGCGACTGGTACATCACCCCCGCCCTGCGCGAGCACCTGTTCGACCGCATGGGCAACATCGGCCCGACCGTCTGGTGGAACGGCCGCGTGGTGGGCGGCTGGTCCACCCGCCCCGACGGCGACCTCGCCTGGCGTGCCCTGGTCGACCTCGACCCGGAGGCGACCAAGGCGATCGAGGCGGAAGTGGCCCGGCACGCCTCGTGGTTGGAGGGCACCCACATCACCCCGAGGTTCCGCGTCCCGCTGGATCGCGCATTGAGCGCGTAG
- a CDS encoding prenyltransferase/squalene oxidase repeat-containing protein has protein sequence MRVRDTRMPGWPADMFVPELPVATARLRRRVAESVQPDGAVRSPCRSRVLESALLLRLLERTGIESDHHRRVARFLADRLDRAEPLDRLLATIALRHPDDVAEHDTGVLLDRFLQQAPAFLNARKRVLLETVLALLGPPRRALRRPFDPSAFDTGNLHPWAHVQTIALKVASADLTGHGDKIDASEVGMLVDTQQASGVWEGNLLVHLLVLHALVGRPHLDGVLVNGVAKALAHQRVDGGVPFVTDTDTWCAVTAGVALDASGAPMEVRRRIGDHLAARQGMDGGWSYTDAAALADVDDTSVAIEFLHATDPLRYRRTIDCGLRALWSYQGADGGFPTYIAGAPSEACMTAAAVNALSVRAPRHVQRITAARRFLASAQHVDGTFDPDWSRSRYHAIFRALLATDACGPDAYRATVKRALTAVREGQNRDGGWGQQPGDPSDAISTAYALMALCRQGDPRPAARGLEYLLSAQRADGGIDSVPDMLGTRPFLYVIPSLADHFTLLALGHLGNRLAARTRRPSGPRAPGARSAYPSALRAPAPGSTGSRGGGRNTPTQSGERSPA, from the coding sequence ATGCGCGTGCGAGATACCCGGATGCCGGGCTGGCCTGCGGACATGTTCGTGCCGGAGCTCCCCGTGGCCACCGCGCGGCTGCGTCGCAGGGTCGCGGAGTCGGTGCAACCCGACGGGGCGGTGCGCAGCCCGTGCCGCAGCCGCGTGCTCGAATCGGCGCTGCTGCTGCGCCTGCTGGAGCGCACCGGGATCGAATCCGACCACCACCGCCGGGTCGCCCGGTTCCTCGCCGATCGCCTCGATCGCGCCGAACCGCTCGATCGGCTGCTCGCGACGATCGCTTTACGCCACCCCGACGACGTTGCCGAACACGATACGGGCGTCCTGCTCGACCGTTTCCTGCAGCAGGCGCCGGCGTTCCTGAACGCGCGCAAGCGGGTCCTGCTCGAAACGGTGCTGGCTCTGCTCGGGCCGCCCCGGCGCGCGCTCCGGCGTCCGTTCGATCCGAGCGCGTTCGACACCGGGAACCTGCACCCGTGGGCACACGTACAGACCATCGCGCTCAAGGTCGCGTCGGCCGATCTGACCGGTCACGGCGACAAGATCGACGCGTCCGAGGTGGGCATGCTGGTGGACACCCAGCAGGCGTCGGGGGTCTGGGAGGGCAATCTGCTCGTGCACCTCCTGGTGCTGCACGCGCTGGTCGGTCGGCCGCACCTGGACGGTGTGCTGGTCAACGGCGTGGCCAAGGCGCTGGCCCACCAACGAGTGGACGGCGGGGTGCCGTTCGTGACCGACACGGACACCTGGTGCGCGGTCACCGCGGGCGTCGCGCTGGACGCGTCGGGCGCCCCGATGGAGGTCCGCCGCCGCATCGGCGACCACCTCGCGGCCCGCCAAGGGATGGACGGCGGCTGGTCGTACACCGACGCCGCGGCGCTCGCCGACGTCGACGACACCTCGGTGGCGATCGAGTTCCTGCACGCCACCGACCCGCTGCGCTACCGGCGCACGATCGACTGCGGCCTACGCGCCCTGTGGTCCTACCAGGGTGCCGACGGCGGGTTCCCCACGTACATCGCGGGTGCGCCCTCGGAGGCGTGCATGACCGCGGCCGCGGTCAACGCGCTGAGCGTACGCGCGCCCCGGCACGTGCAACGCATCACCGCCGCACGCCGATTCCTGGCCTCCGCGCAGCACGTCGACGGCACCTTCGACCCGGACTGGAGCCGCAGCCGCTACCACGCGATCTTCCGCGCCCTGCTCGCCACCGACGCGTGCGGCCCCGACGCCTACCGGGCCACCGTCAAGCGGGCACTGACCGCGGTGCGCGAGGGGCAGAACCGCGACGGCGGCTGGGGCCAACAACCCGGCGACCCCAGCGACGCGATCAGCACCGCGTACGCGCTGATGGCGCTGTGCCGCCAGGGCGACCCCCGCCCCGCGGCGCGTGGCCTCGAGTATCTGCTGAGCGCACAACGCGCCGACGGCGGGATCGACTCGGTGCCGGACATGCTGGGCACCCGGCCGTTCCTGTACGTGATCCCCAGCCTGGCCGATCACTTCACCCTGCTCGCCCTCGGCCACCTGGGCAATCGGCTGGCCGCCCGGACGCGCCGCCCGAGCGGCCCGCGGGCCCCCGGCGCGCGGTCGGCGTACCCCTCAGCCCTGCGTGCCCCCGCGCCCGGTTCCACCGGATCGCGCGGTGGGGGCAGGAACACCCCGACGCAGTCCGGCGAAAGGAGCCCGGCGTGA
- a CDS encoding SDR family oxidoreductase, whose product MNHTALTGRTAVVTGAASGIGAETARRLAANGARVALLARRADRLKDLAAEIEAGGGTALAVAVDVTDQDSVDAGAARIRAELGRVDLVVNAAGVMLPNPLDDGRIDEWTRMIDTNVTGALRIIRAFTADLVAAAAAGGTADLVDVSSIGAHVTFPNYAVYGATKAALTHLSASLRSELGPRDVRVTNIEPGLTDTELGSHIDNAALGEAGQLGTMFDTIGALSPTDVADLIVYTTSRPRHVNLRHLVILPTHQA is encoded by the coding sequence ATGAACCACACCGCACTCACCGGCCGCACCGCCGTCGTCACCGGGGCCGCCAGCGGCATCGGCGCCGAGACCGCCCGGCGGCTCGCCGCGAACGGCGCGCGGGTCGCCCTGCTCGCCCGCCGAGCGGACCGGTTGAAGGACCTCGCCGCCGAGATCGAGGCCGGCGGCGGTACGGCGCTCGCCGTCGCGGTCGACGTCACCGACCAGGACTCGGTGGACGCCGGCGCGGCCCGGATCCGGGCCGAGCTGGGCCGCGTCGACCTGGTCGTCAACGCGGCCGGGGTGATGTTGCCCAACCCGCTCGACGACGGCCGGATCGACGAATGGACCCGGATGATCGACACCAACGTCACCGGCGCGCTGCGGATCATCCGGGCGTTCACCGCCGACCTGGTCGCCGCGGCGGCCGCCGGCGGCACCGCGGACCTGGTCGACGTGTCCTCGATCGGCGCGCACGTGACCTTCCCGAACTACGCCGTCTACGGCGCGACCAAGGCCGCGCTCACCCACCTGTCGGCGTCCCTGCGCAGCGAACTGGGCCCGCGCGACGTCCGGGTCACCAACATCGAGCCCGGACTGACCGACACCGAACTCGGCTCGCACATCGACAACGCCGCCCTGGGCGAGGCCGGCCAACTCGGCACCATGTTCGACACGATCGGCGCCCTGTCCCCGACCGACGTGGCCGACCTGATCGTCTACACCACCTCCCGCCCCCGCCACGTCAACCTGCGCCACCTGGTCATCCTCCCCACCCACCAGGCCTGA
- a CDS encoding SRPBCC family protein, translating to MTYHESIRIEATAERIWEILTDVERWPTWTASMSEVRRLDREPFGVGSRVRVKQPRLPTTQWVVTECEPGRSFTWTSRGGGVTSLADHRIRVDEGVTVELILRQSGLLTPLIGLVAGNLTRRYLRMEAEGLKERAERDT from the coding sequence GTGACGTACCACGAGAGCATTCGCATCGAGGCGACGGCCGAGCGGATCTGGGAGATCCTGACGGACGTCGAGCGCTGGCCCACTTGGACCGCGTCCATGAGCGAGGTGCGCCGGCTGGACCGGGAGCCGTTCGGCGTCGGCAGCCGGGTCCGGGTCAAGCAGCCCCGGCTGCCCACCACGCAATGGGTGGTCACCGAATGCGAACCGGGACGATCGTTCACCTGGACGTCGCGCGGCGGCGGGGTGACGTCCCTCGCCGACCACCGCATCCGGGTCGACGAGGGCGTCACGGTGGAGCTGATCCTGCGCCAGAGCGGCCTGCTCACTCCGCTGATCGGCCTGGTCGCGGGCAATCTGACCCGGCGCTATCTGCGGATGGAGGCGGAGGGTCTGAAGGAGCGGGCCGAACGCGACACCTGA
- a CDS encoding YciI family protein, translating into MFVITLTYVVPVEDIDALMPGHLEWLDRYYADGTLLASGRRVPRTGGVILARADDRAALDAVLAEDPFHKAGAAGYDVVEFAPSRTAPGLEGLLPAT; encoded by the coding sequence ATGTTCGTGATCACGCTGACCTACGTCGTCCCCGTCGAGGACATCGACGCGCTCATGCCCGGCCACCTCGAATGGCTCGACCGGTACTACGCGGACGGCACCCTGCTCGCCTCCGGGCGCCGCGTCCCGCGCACCGGCGGGGTGATCCTGGCCCGCGCCGACGACCGGGCCGCGCTCGACGCGGTGCTCGCGGAGGACCCGTTCCACAAGGCGGGCGCGGCCGGCTACGACGTTGTCGAATTCGCACCCTCCCGGACCGCTCCCGGGCTCGAGGGACTGCTCCCGGCCACCTGA